DNA from Alnus glutinosa chromosome 2, dhAlnGlut1.1, whole genome shotgun sequence:
attagACATAGAATGTAGTGTCACTCTTCACGTAAACAAGGTTTGTATCACCAACTTCTTCAAATTAAGCGAACtagtttacttataaaaaaaaaattaagcgaactagtctcacaatcttcaaaattgcCTGTATTCCGTTCCTTCTAtagacaccacattaaacacaaagaaGATATTATCCAAATCGGCACCAACAACCGGTTGCCCCTTTGCCCCCTCCAACTTGCCATCAtgatttttttgagtaattgAACACCATCCATGATTTTAAAGACCATTTGGTTACCGTAATGGAGTCTGCATATCTGGTTGTGTAATGCCCTGACTTTAAATAACAAGTTGGAGGgtgtggcggactcaggctccttcgatggtggttttttttttgcttggacGGCGGCTTTAGGCAAGATCCTTATagtggataatctcaggaataTGCGTGTTATTATAGTGAACAGATGCTGCTTGTGCAAGAGAAATGAGGAATCAGTGGACTACATTCTGCTTCATTGCGACTTGGCTTTGTGGAATGCTCTCTTTACTTGATTTGGCTTGtgttgggttatgcctagaagagttattGACTtggttgcttgttggtggaaatCTGGAAGGTCAAGGAGTgttgcgatttggaagatggcgccgatttgcattttttggtgtgtttggaagaaaagaaataaaagttgTTTCGAGGACTTGGAGAGTtccttggaggatattttaacttagttttttcatactttgtatctttgtaCGGTGGCTTTTTTATCCCCACTATCGCTTAGGTATGTCGATTTCCttgttcgtttttttttctagttaggtgactctttttgtatacttccggtgtacgTAAGGGCGCTTTACGCTATCAATGAGACttgatttacttatcaaaaaaaaaaaaaattaacaagttGGAGGGCGGAATAATTTATTTAACGCCAGGGCGTTATAGGTTGTGAATGTGAAAGTACTCCGGTATAGTACTAATTATACTGCAATTTAATTCCAAGGGGTTTGTTCAAGTGGTAAAGGTCTTGGTTTTGGTGGCATTCCCAtcaggtctaaggttcgaatcttCTTGAGTACAAACAATTCCTTGGGGCCAGCCTGCCGGTGAAGCCGGAGTAGTACCCGATCCATGTGAAGGGAGTGCTTTACACAGGTCCGAAGTTTATCCGACATGAGTGGGTACCTGTCATAAAAAAGAGAACTAATTAATTATACTGCAAGTTGATTTGTGCAGTCTCTAGGTTGTTCAGCTTAATGGGCTACATATTAATCATTCCAGTAATTTTTTTCCCCACATTTGGAACATGTTAACAATCTCcattaacttatttttttattatcttttgtGCAGGTACTTCCTCCTCTTTGTGCAGAACTTCGGAATTTGGTAATGCAACCAATGATTCTGCCCATGGTTCTCACGATAGCAGAGTCTCAGGTATAATTATACACAGTAAGAGTCAAGACTAAGAACTGATATTATTGTTTTACTGCTCATCATGATTTATTACAAAAATGGAAAGAGGATCTGCATATGATCCTGAATCTCTTGTGGAATTGATATTTTACTTGACAAATAGATTAATGTCCTAAAatttgtaggataaaaatgattttgagcTATCAACACTACCAGCTCTAGTTCCCGTACTGAGCACTGCTGCAGGCGAGACACTATTGCTGATTGTGAAGCATGCAGACCTTATAATCAACAAGGTAACTATCAATATGAGGCATTCAACTAGAATACTTTTATTAATAACCGGGTCTTATgttcttcttcttagttgtcgttcttgtatactccctgtgtacttgatcactttttgcgcttttaatgaattttcccttgctcataaaaaaaaataaccggATCTTATGTGGATGGAAATTTGTGTAAGTGGTTAATGAGTTGCTATGAATAAAGTACTTGATACATGTTTTTATTCTTTCAATAATCCATATTTATAGCAACAAACCATATTGTTCCTACCCTGAGAGGACTGAGGGCCATGAGTTAATAGCCTAAATTTTCTCAAGGGTGTCTTAATAACATGAGGCTCAAATGGAAGGTATTAAATCATCTAGGAGGTGCACCTAGATGACTTTAAAAGTTCAAATGTAGTCCTTTAACTACTTTGGCACAACTGTTCTTGCTGTCGCAGttagttacatttttttttttctttttcagagatcaactatttgtttatttattttttattttggtggtGGGTTTAGTTCATGTTACTGTACTTATACTGCTGAAGCTATCTCATCGTGCTCTTTTTGTAGCTAGATGCCTTTGATGCTATAGCTGCTTtgatttctcttgtatatttgtctttcttttccttttttttttttttttttttttttttgtttgggtatGCTTGCAATTGGTGGCTGGGGTTGAGTTTCTTAAAGGTTTCATGTTCTAATAAATCTTAATAGTTAGATGTTAATGAGAAGCctcttattaaataaatatttgtctCTTAACAATTTTGTAACAAATCCTTATTTTGACTCCCTTGAGACCTACGAAGCATTGATACCGACATGAGATAGCATAACAATATGGATACGGCAATTTTTGAAAGACTAGGATACGGTAGTGCCAGgacatgttaattaattaaccaacataGGAATACACTCACACATATATTTATgtgtacatatacatataacaCGCACCAAAAGGCTAAAAAGCACAtgttaaactatttttttttttaatttttaattttttaattttttataagtaattcaatctcataAAAAGGCACAAAGGGGCATAACCTAAGTACAtggaaagtatacaagaaaaacacaaatcaAGAAGCAGAAGAAAAACACAAATCAAGAAACTCTAAGAAATTAGAAAAGCAGTGatatataggaaaaaagaaCCTATTTATCATCCATGTGTAGGATGGGGTGTCGAGGATGTCAAGGATGGGGTGTCGAATGGTGAGGAGGTCGAGGATCCATCCTTGTTGTTTacggatgccattgaagaggacctTTTTCGGATTGTTAAGCTTGGGCGTCCTAAGAACAAAGCCATGAGGGAGTTGTGGAATTTAAGTAGCTCTATTAACTACGACCATGCAATCGTATCTTCTCGATgagggaaaggcaaggctcacgttATGTAGCGTGTTTACCCCATGTgatttttgggtttgagggtttttttgggtcttttttgggttttttcttgtGGGCAGTTTTGTTTGTTCCTGTGTATTCTTCGGGTTTGAGGGTCTTAGGGTTCAGGTTTTTTTTGGGTATATTCGGGTTTCTTCTTGTAGgcagttttgtttgtttctgtagatacttcctgtgtacatagggacgccttacgcttttttataaaatttattacttataaaaataaaaataaaaaaataatccatGTGTAGCTTTTATACATTTCCTATTCACAAATGTCTCCAAATTAACATCAATCGATTTTCTGTTCCGTCATTCACATGTTTCAAGATAAAGCAGTTAGATCCCTTACTAACATTGACCCATAGcaataatttatcaaaaacatTGACCCATAGCATTTTAAAATAGCCTTTATAGTTCCATTTTCTATCAAGAAAATTTTATGTTGAACCCCAAATGTGTCTCAGCTCTATCACCAAAGTACCTGTCATATTTAAAAGTatccaaatttaaaatttaaattttaaattcttggGCATGTCTTTGCCTGTGTCCGAACCGTACCTCTGTTCGATAAATATGGACAAAGAAACTTTAGCACTTTTAATTATCCATGGACTAGCAGCTCCTTTCACTTTTCCAATAAAACATTGGACAAGCTTACTACTAATGTGTGCTATAAGAATTTTGAGTTTCGACTTTAACATTTGATAGTTATATCTTTTGACCTTTGAAACTAATAACCAGCAAAAAGGTTGGATCATTTTGATATTTCCCTTGAATCCCTTCCATGTAGTGGAGGAAGCTTGATAAATTCTTTTAGGTTTATTGGCAAACTTTGGTGTTTGTGCTggatttctctttcattttataaagaaatagcCAAAAGCTTCTTGATTGTATCTCCAATTGTGATTCTACTTCTTGTAGTTGAGACAGCATCACCCTGGAATGATGCCgctgccttttttctttttctttttttaggtttttcttCCCTTTGATGAACGTCCTACTATCTTGAACACTTAACCCAATTAAAATACTTTCTTTTTGTGATTATTGTAGACTAGTCAGGAGCACTTAGTATCACATGTCCTGCCTATGATTGTTCGGGCTTATGATGATAACGATGCTCGAATCCAAGAAgaagttttgaaaaaatctgTCTCCCTTGCTAAGCAACTGGATCCGCAGGTGACTGCCGCTTATTTTTCTTAGAGTAGTTTTCCATTCTTAATTAGAGTTATTTTGATGACAATACACGTGCTTGCAAATCTGTATCTCAGATgtttaatatatgaaattctGAAATGATATTATCATCCATTTTGCTGAGTTGCTTCTTCGAggataaaaaaaagtgttgaacATAATTTCCTTCACTCCTTGCATAAAGTACCAACTGCAGTTATGATGATTCCCTTAGGTAATCTTTTGTGGACTGTCTATTTCAGCTCCATTTAGTTCGCTTGCAACTTTTTACATGTGTCGTATTAGGATGCAGGAGACCTGTCTTTGTATTATGAATGTTTCACTTAAACAACCTCATTTAAGTAGATCACATGTAGCCCTTGCATCATTCTAACTTTAAACTTGTCAAAAGAaaaggctctctctctctctctctctctctctctctctctctcatattgtTAGTTGAATATCATTTCAACGGTAACAGAATTTTATTCTCTCTTTCGAGTTGACTatgttaataatttattataatgGCTCATGCCATATGAGTTGTTGATATGGCCATACATTTGTTTGGCACTGCATATTTTGCTTGCAGATATCTTGTGACACCATCCTGAGattgaaattatgatggaaaaaaggcaatttttttttttaagtaatcgagaaatcattaaaagcgtaaggcaccccatATATACAAGAAGTACACAAGAGAAAGCACCTAACTGGTGGGggcaaaaagaataagaaaattgtTATAACTAATCAttaaaagagaaacataagcagctgtggagcatttggagagaaaggaatcgTCGTATTTTCGACTTTCGAGGATAGTGAGACAAACGTGCTCTTtctaaaatcttctttttttgagaTCTCTCTTGGGTTGGGTTTTTGTTAATGTTCCTAACTTTGTCTCTACAAATATGGTCAACTTGATTTGCTCTTTACATGGTTAATtcccttttgtatacttttcgtgtacgggggtttaaccttttttttttctcaataagatctgaattattcataaaaaaataaaaataaacataagcAGTTGTCCAAAGATGTAAAGTGTTGAAAAATGAAGACTTAATTTCCTCTAAAGTTCTCTCGtagtcctcaaaacttctatcatttatttcccTTCATAGACCACATAAACGCATGAtgacaccatcttccacacagcagCACTCATGTTGCCGGTGGTCCAtcaacaagcatacaaatcgACTACTCATCTAAGCATAACTCAAGACAACTACTCATCTAGGCATAActcaaaacaacccaaatcaacTGAGGAGaacattccaaatggcacaagcaacctcacaataaagaagaagatggtaCACGAACTTCTCATTTGTTTTGCACATACAACTCCTATCAACCACAATGATGCGCCACTTCTGGAGGttgtccatggtaaggatcCTTCATAGGGCCGTCGACCACATAAAACAGGCCACCATCAATGGAACTTTAGTCTGCCAAATGCTTTTCCTAGGGAAACGGAAACTATCATGACAACTCATGACACTGTAGAaggatttatattttaaaatttaataatgacaGCATAACTCCATTGTGCTATTTAATGATACCTCTTGCATTTGCATAACTTTCTCTTTTGAATTCATATGTTCAAATATTTACATATTGGCACATAGCTgtcttagagcattcctagtagcctcatcaaattaattaaaaacttttatttttatttttatttttttttaatcctggtgagctacttttttaaaattctcccagcagcctcaccattttaactgtACACTATAACTAttccatttaatttaatttatttttttcagatttttttatgctttctctatttaatctttttatacaagaAGCTACCATAACTTTCATCTTCagattagatcattgctaagaaattcacagaagttttcatttgcttctcaaccaagttcaaggaagaaaaagaaaagataaatgaaagactacaaagtttatgtcaggggcaaagaaaccttcatgtccatgaaataaggacattatcgtgtgagagagatgggggatggaagaagaaaatgggagaaaaaaatgaaaaagtgtgctgatcatgtgagaaagaaaggagaaacaaaattaatgagaaagttggtgagtgaatattacttatcaaaattggtgagtattttcattcaccaaaactttttggttaaagtggtgaggctgctggaagtggttttttagtattttcatcaaattgactcTAGGAATGCTTTTATGTTAGTCCTAGaacacaccccccccccctccaaatatatatatatatataataaaataaaataaatttgatagATGAAATGGTATAATATTATTAGATGTTATATTCCTTTTGTTGACATGCTTTATGGGGGAGGCACTGATGTTAAATGGatatttacatatttcattctTGCCAGCTAGCGAAACAAGCAATTTTGCCTCGTGTTCATGGGTTAGCCCTTAAAACAACAGTTGCTGCGGTATGTAtacttatttgtttattttgtaatattttttttttctgtttatgTATGCTACTTGGTGTAGTTGCATATTTGATCGTAAGAGATAAGTTGTTTCCATTATATATCATATCTTATCAAGATTGTAGTCTATTTGGTATGATTATCTGAAGAAAGAGACATTCTGATCATTATGCTTTGAAGTTCTCTGCTTTTTCTGTACGTAGGCTGTAGGATATTGTCTTAATTGAAAGTTGATTGCTGAATATTGCAAATGGTACTTGTTATCCTCCTACAGCCCTTTCCCCTTTGGCTAAGAACATTGCATCTAGCCAGAAACTCTACAGTAATGGACTAATGGTAATTTCAGTTTTTGTATTGAGATGACTACGTAACTTTTGTATATGTCCTCTCATTACACCAGTTTCTATTCAGACTATATGTGAGTCACTCtgcacttcttcttttttggtaagTAGGAGTCACTCTGTACTTCTCATCATTGGTGCTTGTTTGGCCTGAGTTGGTCTCTTGAATTCCATTTACTGAATTGAGTATTTTGTAGGGGGACATTCCACAATTGTCCTTTTGGATGAGAAACTATTgtcattaaaaacaaatttgacACTAGGGAAGCAAACAATTGGGCCTTTGCATGTATGGAAACAGAAAAAAGATGACCTGTTTCAAGACACTCATCTGGCTATTTGTACCCCTAAATTCTAACTTCTTAATACATGTAATTCAGTAGTCCTTCCATGGCATATCAGGAAAAATGTTGGTAAAAAATTAAcggaagaaattaaataaataatattttcacaAGTTTCTTGTTTATAGAATGGTTATGCTTTGGCTGGTATGCTTCGGCTAGATTCATTAGTAATGTGAACTCATCTTATTGCACTTAATTCTTGTGACCAGTTCATAAATGCCATTTGAATGGAGTAATCATATCtgttgttacattttttttccccgTGCTTTGGccaaaatataaatgtttaATCTGAACTTTTGGGTTTGCTTCCATTGACAGGTGCGAGTCAATGCTTTGTTATGCTTAGGGGATTTAGTTACTAAACTGGATAAACATGCTGTTTTGGAAATCTTGCAAACAATTCAACGTTGTACAGCTGTTGACCATTCTGCTCCTACCCTTATGTGTACCCTTGGTGTTGCAAACTCAATACTTAAGCAGGTAACAATCTACAATACCTGGTTGTTCTTTTTGAGTCTTCAGCTGACATCCATGAGTAGTAGGCAGAAAATTGTTGCATATATTGACAGCTGATTTTCCTGATGCTCAATTCATCTTGTTCAGTATGGAGTAGAATTTGTTGCAGAGCATGTCCTTCCACAACTCATGCCTCTTCTTACAGCTCAACAGTTAAATGTTCAGCAGTTTGCTAAATATATGCTCTTTGTCAAGGATATTCTCAGGTACTACTATATTTGTGCCCATGCTTGTGCTATCATGAGCAAAAGTGACTATGTGAGATCACTTGTGGCATCTTGATTTTTTGACAGGAAGATAGAAGAAAAACGGGGAGTTACTGTGACTGACTCTGGAATCCCAGAAGTGAAACCATCTCCTTCTGTTAATGGGCTTCTGCCCCAAGGCTCGAGCAAAATAAGTGGAACTGTCAAGTCTACAACCAAGAGTAGCCCGGCTTGGGATGAAGATTGGGGTACAACCACAAAGGGAACTGCGACTTCCATccaaaattctagaaacaataTTCCCTCCACTCACCCTGATCTAGGTTTTCAACCAATTCAAGTAAATTCACTGCAATCACAATTCTCGACGACACCTGCAGTATCTAGTCAGCAAACAGCTTTGTCATGTCCTCCGGTTGATATTGAGTGGCCTCCTCGGGCATCTACTGGGGTTACCCCCCAGTTAGGAGATGCCGAGAAGCAATTGAATGCCGGAACGTCGTCGTCGTCCACTTCAAGTTTCAATGATATAGATATTTTTGCTGATTGGCCTCCACGGCCTACTGGCTCGGTAAGCGGGGCTGGAGCCTCCAACAATGGTACAATAGGACAGCCCGCTAACAAAAATGGGTCTTATCCAGTCTTGAGTACACCCAACAGTATGAGCTTCCAAATGAACAGCAATAGCAGTTGGGCCTTCGACACACACAGTTCTATTGAGCCATTAAGACAGAATCAAGGGAATTTAACACCGAGTGCCGGTAGTCTGGGAAGTGGGGGTCTTACCGGCCAAAGTTCTATTGGATTTCTGAAACAGAGTCGGGGTATACCAGCTTCAGGTACTTACACCGATAAGAATTCAACAGATCTTGGATCCATATTTGCTTCCAGCAAGAATGAGCAGTCTGCGCCTAGACTTGCTCCACCTCCATCAACTGCCGTTggtagaggaagaggaagaggaagggTGGCCTCTTCAGCCTCTCGGACTAGTCATGCCAAATCACAAACTGAACAGCCACCCCTTTTGGATTTGCTATGATAGGCGGGGTTTTGTACCTTTATCATGTTTTAAGAAGATAAAGTGCAGAGAAAGAAGAGATTGTGGATCATTCCTCGTAGATCAACCATTCCACGCTGCGAGACAGATTTTGTAAAGTGTGCGCCAGTTCGTATAAATACGGCGGGCAAGTTTTGCTGCTCTCCAGGATGGCAAGGTTTGTTATGTAATTGTTTGTTGTGCTTGGCTTGTAGGTTATTGTGATTCATCCAACACTCATCttcatacttttttctttttaaatgttttctttttgaattttgtatcaTTTAGATGTTGAAAATATACTTCAGGATAGTGTATTCTTCGAAAGAGTCCCAGCTTCAATTACTGGGTTtggaaataataaagaaaattgaaGTTTAATAGGCTGCTATTTAAACCTCTTCTCAAAAGCACGAGGACGTCGATTGTGATTACTTATCTTTGGCTTCTCATAAGGCGACCGAGAAACATTTAAATCAGGTGGCCATGAAGATTTATTCTAGGGAAAATATGTTTGATATCTCTCCAGttttgtctcatttttttttttgatttcaaGACTTGAATTTTGAT
Protein-coding regions in this window:
- the LOC133862041 gene encoding SCY1-like protein 2 A, giving the protein MSLNMKTLTQALAKTAAVIEKTVQTTVQEVTGPKPLQDYDLIDQIGSAGPGLAWRLYSAKARDSTRPQQYPTVCVWVLDKRAHSEVRARMGLSKAAEDAFFDLVRADAGRLVRLRHPGVLHVVQALDESKNAMAMVTEPLFASVANALGNVENVPKVPKELKGMEMGLLEVKHGLLQMAESLDFLHNNARLIHRAISPENVLITSSGAWKLGGFGFAISTDQTSGDMASVQAFHYAEYDVEDSVLPLQPSLNYSAPELVRSKASSAGRSSDIFSFGCLAYHLIARKPLFDCHNNVKMYTNTLTYLSNEAFSSIPPELVPDLQRMLSVNESFRPTAMDFTGSPFFRNDTRLRALRFLDHMLERDNMQKSEFLKALSDMWKDFDSRVLRYKVLPPLCAELRNLVMQPMILPMVLTIAESQDKNDFELSTLPALVPVLSTAAGETLLLIVKHADLIINKTSQEHLVSHVLPMIVRAYDDNDARIQEEVLKKSVSLAKQLDPQLAKQAILPRVHGLALKTTVAAVRVNALLCLGDLVTKLDKHAVLEILQTIQRCTAVDHSAPTLMCTLGVANSILKQYGVEFVAEHVLPQLMPLLTAQQLNVQQFAKYMLFVKDILRKIEEKRGVTVTDSGIPEVKPSPSVNGLLPQGSSKISGTVKSTTKSSPAWDEDWGTTTKGTATSIQNSRNNIPSTHPDLGFQPIQVNSLQSQFSTTPAVSSQQTALSCPPVDIEWPPRASTGVTPQLGDAEKQLNAGTSSSSTSSFNDIDIFADWPPRPTGSVSGAGASNNGTIGQPANKNGSYPVLSTPNSMSFQMNSNSSWAFDTHSSIEPLRQNQGNLTPSAGSLGSGGLTGQSSIGFLKQSRGIPASGTYTDKNSTDLGSIFASSKNEQSAPRLAPPPSTAVGRGRGRGRVASSASRTSHAKSQTEQPPLLDLL